One genomic region from Quercus robur chromosome 4, dhQueRobu3.1, whole genome shotgun sequence encodes:
- the LOC126720568 gene encoding uncharacterized protein LOC126720568 isoform X1, whose amino-acid sequence MTKFMRINGRTNSFVANHLSESLQCLASTLRRWRSGQPSESWEAHKAAIQALIKLPSGELVTGSSDTTLKLWRGSKCTHTFVGHTDQI is encoded by the exons ATGACGAAGTTTATGCGGATCAATGGCAGAACCAACTCCTTTGTAGCAAATCATTTATCCGAGTCTCTACAATGCTTGGCTAG CACATTAAGACGTTGGAGAAGTGGCCAACCTTCAGAATCCTGGGAGGCTCATAAGGCAGCAATCCAAGCACTCATAAAGCTGCCTTCAGGCGAGCTTGTTACAG GTTCAAGTGATACAACTTTAAAACTTTGGAGAGGAAGCAAAtgtacacatacttttgttgGGCATACAg ATCAAATATAG
- the LOC126720568 gene encoding uncharacterized protein LOC126720568 isoform X2 produces MTKFMRINGRTNSFVANHLSESLQCLASTLRRWRSGQPSESWEAHKAAIQALIKLPSGELVTGSSDTTLKLWRGSKCTHTFVGHTG; encoded by the exons ATGACGAAGTTTATGCGGATCAATGGCAGAACCAACTCCTTTGTAGCAAATCATTTATCCGAGTCTCTACAATGCTTGGCTAG CACATTAAGACGTTGGAGAAGTGGCCAACCTTCAGAATCCTGGGAGGCTCATAAGGCAGCAATCCAAGCACTCATAAAGCTGCCTTCAGGCGAGCTTGTTACAG GTTCAAGTGATACAACTTTAAAACTTTGGAGAGGAAGCAAAtgtacacatacttttgttgGGCATACAg GCTGA